A single genomic interval of Zingiber officinale cultivar Zhangliang chromosome 4A, Zo_v1.1, whole genome shotgun sequence harbors:
- the LOC121969533 gene encoding ATPase family AAA domain-containing protein At1g05910-like codes for MDSKRDGTSITPLRTSDRLRRRPKYFGRPYLYYKPMIRKRIKSKRRTAASQIVKKLLRPRNRSIKMPSSNSIVTNLRRSTRKRKMSINLEDYDTDTSASEDDDLMAPRYRSSKNKTEHNVRHDRVSASLRREKIAITNSLPRREGLRPRRSLNGRRAQPYQESEEGQDSSEDQMTEDETENGNDVDEDAVNEEDGDLGDDVAEYEDVGDQVAEDGDDEEGEEEHDGRKRYDLRNRAEVRRLIPEKEGKQKSQSPRKSLHQGVSSKSNRYLRKGGPRVHRRHRMSLPDDSDDSLLVDEMNEGPSTQWLRNRSGTPWPMGGLEMHGSTAWGLNVAASGWGYHGDNISSLTQGIQTAGQSSKGGADIQPLQVDESVSFEDIGGLSEYIDALKEMVFFPLLYPDFFTNYHITPPRGVLLCGPPGTGKTLIARALACAASKAGQKVSFYMRKGADVLSKWVGEAERQLKLLFEEAQKNQPSIIFFDEIDGLAPVRSSKQEQIHNSIVSTLLALMDGLDSRGQVVLIGATNRIDAIDGALRRPGRFDREFVFPLPGYEARAEILTIHTRKWKEPPSKELKMELAASCVGYCGADLKSLCTEAAIRSFREKYPQVYTSDDKFVIDVDSIRVERHHFIEAMSTITPAAHRGSIVHSRPLSSIIAPCLQRHLLRIIECLSDIFPFLSTLDASKLSVLSYGSAIPLVYRPRLLICGGESAGLDHVGPAVLHELEKFPVHSLGLPSLLSDPSAKTPEEALVHIFSEARRTTPSILYLPQFHIWWETADQQLKSVLMTLLAELPSNLPVLLIGTSLVPLAEMDEDATSIFALSNMYQVDKPTANDRSQFWNTVVEALLSTQLDQSTNKLKEPTNLPQLSKAPKDANCPKPSELKAKIEAEQHALRRLRMCLRDVCNRILYDKRFSAFHYPVSDEDAPGYHSIVHNPIDIATMLQRVDCGQYLTRAAFSQDIDLIASNAKAYNKDDYNGARIVSRAYELLDVMQGMMAQMDPALVSFCDKISSQGGPLHLDGMEGLDVPGAPVVQLAAVTRTSARLRNVQPEVSLAQSFEAVKRQKKNPDNDHTGSEARTTPEPDSIKDSSHSQTEDQDGSARVQLEDDTNNEQLEVSKVSTNQPIADENIADANISEQLDTVKQRFMERTEGYGIPELEHLYTRAIKCATAVGSKHGEGGKLLVLRHLLEFVEDDANF; via the exons ATGGATTCCAAAAGAGATGGGACGTCGATCACGCCCCTGCGGACCAGTGACCGGCTCCGGCGACGGCCTAAGTACTTTGGCCGGCCTTACTTGTACTACAAGCCTATGATTAGGAAGAGGATCAAGTCCAAGAGGAGGACCGCAGCTTCCCAGATTGTGAAGAAGTTGCTGAGGCCTAGAAATCGCTCTATTAAGATGCCATCTTCAAAT TCTATTGTAACAAACTTACGCCGTtccacaagaaaaagaaagatgtCTATAAATTTAGAAGATTATGACACAGATACCTCTGCATCAGAAGATGATGATTTAATG GCTCCCAGGTATCGATCTTCAAAGAACAAGACAGAGCATAATGTTCGCCATGACAGAGTATCAGCCTCGCTCAGGAGGGAAAAGATTGCAATAACCAACTCCCTTCCTCGTCGTGAGGGATTGCGACCTAGAAGGTCTCTCAATGGGAGAAGAGCACAACCATATCAAGAATCAGAGGAAGGTCAAGACAGCTCTGAAGACCAAATGACCGAAGATGAGACAGAAAATGGAAATGATGTGGATGAGGATGCTGTCAATGAAGAGGATGGTGATCTGGGAGATGATGTAGCAGAATATGAAGATGTGGGAGATCAAGTAGCAGAAGATGGGGATGATGAAGAGGGTGAAGAAGAACATGATGGAAGGAAGCGATACGACTTGCGGAACCGTGCAGAGGTTCGTAGGCTTATTCCTGAAAAGGAAGGAAAACAAAAATCCCAATCCCCTCGAAAATCACTTCATCAGGGTGTGAGTTCTAAGAGTAATAGATATCTAAGAAAAGGAGGACCTCGAGTTCATAGACGTCATCGGATGTCATTGCCTGACGATTCAGATGATTCTCTTCTTGTGGATGAAATGAATGAAGGTCCATCTACTCAATGGTTACGCAACAGAAGTGGGACACCTTGGCCCATGGGTGGTCTAGAGATGCATGGCTCAACAGCTTGGGGATTAAATGTTGCTGCATCTGGATGGGGTTATCATGGCGACAATATTAGCTCGTTAACTCAAGGTATTCAAACAGCTGGACAAAGCTCAAAGGGAGGGGCAGACATTCAGCCGTTGCAAGTAGATGAAAGTGTGAGTTTTGAAGACATCGGAGGTCTATCAGAGTACATTGATGCGTTAAAGGAAATGGTGTTCTTTCCTTTGCTATATCCTGACTTCTTTACCAACTATCACATAACTCCTCCAAGGGGTGTTCTTCTTTGTGGTCCTCCAGGCACCGGGAAAACTTTGATTGCTAGAGCATTAGCATGTGCTGCTTCTAAGGCTGGCCAGAAAGTCAGCTTTTATATGCGCAAGGGAGCTGATGTTCTCAGCAAATGGGTTGGTGAGGCAGAAAGACAGCTGAAACTGCTTTTTGAAGAAGCTCAAAAGAATCAACCTTCAATTATTTTCTTTGATGAGATTGATGGCCTTGCTCCAGTTAGATCCAGCAAGCAGGAGCAAATTCACAATTCAATTGTTTCAACATTACTGGCTCTTATGGATGGGCTTGATTCTCGTGGACAAGTTGTGCTGATAGGTGCAACCAACAGAATTGATGCCATTGATGGAGCTTTGCGCCGCCCAGGACGTTTTGACCGTGAATTTGTTTTTCCTTTACCTGGTTATGAGGCACGAGCTGAAATATTGACGATTCATACACGCAAATGGAAGGAACCTCCATCAAAGGAGCTAAAGATGGAACTTGCAGCTAGTTGTGTGGGCTATTGTGGAGCTGATCTGAAATCTCTCTGCACAGAAGCTGCTATCCGTTCTTTCCGAGAGAAGTACCCTCAAGTGTATACTAGTGACGACAAATTTGTAATTGATGTTGATAGCATTAGGGTTGAAAGGCATCACTTTATAGAAGCCATGTCCACAATTACTCCCGCAGCACACAGAGGATCTATTGTACACTCCAGGCCATTGTCCTCAATCATTGCTCCTTGTTTACAAAGGCATCTTCTTAGGATTATAGAATGTCTGTCTGATATATTTCCTTTCCTTTCAACTTTAGATGCCAGCAAGCTCTCTGTTCTTTCATATGGCTCTGCAATTCCTCTTGTCTATAGGCCTCGTCTTTTGATATGTGGGGGTGAAAGTGCTGGATTG GATCATGTTGGACCTGCTGTTCTACATGAGTTGGAAAAATTTCCTGTTCATTCTCTTGGACTTCCATCTCTACTATCGGATCCTAGTGCCAAGACACCAGAAGAGGCTTTGGTGCATATATTCAGTGAAGCAAGAAGAACTACACCTTCTATTCTTTACTTACCACAGTTCCATATTTGGTGGGAAACA GCTGATCAGCAGCTTAAGTCTGTTTTGATGACTCTTCTGGCTGAATTACCTTCCAATCTTCCTGTCCTCCTAATAGGAACATCATTAGTACCCTTGGCAGAAATGGATGAAGATGCAACTTCCATCTTTGCTCTCTCTAACAT GTATCAAGTAGACAAGCCAACTGCAAATGACAGGTCACAATTTTGGAATACAGTGGTTGAAGCTCTTTTGTCTACCCAACTTGATCAGTCAACAAACAAATTGAAAGAACCCACTAATCTTCCTCAACTCTCCAAGGCCCCAAAGGATGCAAATTGCCCCAAACCCTCAGAGCTTAAGGCAAAGATAGAGGCTGAGCAGCATGCTCTTCGCAGACTGAGGATGTGTCTCCGAGATGTTTGTAACAG GATTCTCTATGATAAACGATTCAGTGCATTTCACTATCCGGTGTCAGATGAAGATGCTCCTGGTTATCATTCTATTGTTCATAATCCGATAGATATCGCCACTATGTTGCAGCGAGTTGATTGTGGTCAATACCTCACACGTGCAGCATTTTCACAAGACATTGACCTCATTGCGTCTAATGCTAAG GCATACAATAAAGATGACTATAATGGAGCAAGGATTGTAAGCAGAGCTTATGAACTCCTGGATGTG ATGCAAGGTATGATGGCGCAAATGGATCCAGCATTAGTTTCATTTTGCGACAAAATTTCATCACAAGGTGGCCCGCTGCACTTGGATGGCATGGAAGGTTTGGATGTTCCAGGAGCACCTGTTGTTCAACTAGCTGCTGTTACAAGAACAAGTGCCAGACTCCGTAATGTGCAGCCAGAGGTTAGTCTGGCACAAAGTTTTGAAGCAGTTAAGCGCCAAAAGAAAAACCCGGACAATGACCATACAG GTAGCGAGGCAAGAACCACCCCTGAACCTGATTCTATCAAGGACAGTTCTCATTCACAAACTGAAGATCAAGATGGAAGTGCTCGTGTTCAACTAGAAGATGATACGAATAACGAACAGCTGGAAGTATCAAAGGTATCCACCAACCAACCAATCGCGGACGAAAACATTGCTGATGCAAATATTTCCGAACAATTAGACACCGTGAAACAGCGGTTTATGGAGCGAACTGAAGGCTACGGCATCCCTGAGCTTGAGCATCTCTACACACGAGCAATAAAATGTGCGACAGCAGTAGGTAGCAAACATGGAGAAGGTGGTAAGCTTCTGGTTTTGAGGCATCTTTTGGAATTTGTAGAGGATGATGCAAATTTTTAA